A window of the Pseudomonas fluorescens genome harbors these coding sequences:
- a CDS encoding efflux RND transporter periplasmic adaptor subunit, with translation MASPGLKTAVMLSLFALLSACGEKKAPEEYLPRVFVQEVNPANYAAAVTLTGDVQARVQTELSFRVGGKIIQRMVDVGDRVSAKQVLAKLDPKDLQTNVDSAQAQVVAEQARVKQSAAAFVRQQKLLPKGYTSQSEYDSAQAALRSSQSALSAAQAQLANAKDQLSYTSLIADAPGVITERQAEVGQVVQATAPIFSLARDGDRDAVFNVYESLLAERPAERSIVVSLLDNPAIKTTGTVREITPAVSAQSGTVQVKVSLDSLPQGMQLGSVVSATAKGTGKSAVELPWSALTKNVSAPAVWMVDDKGEAQLHNVTVGRYLIGKVIISEGLKGGEKVIVAGGQLLHPGMKVEIAENTYKDLQPGAQP, from the coding sequence ATGGCGAGTCCCGGATTGAAAACAGCGGTCATGCTGAGTCTGTTCGCTTTGTTGAGCGCGTGCGGCGAGAAAAAGGCCCCGGAGGAGTATCTGCCCCGGGTCTTCGTGCAGGAAGTGAACCCGGCCAATTACGCCGCCGCCGTGACCCTCACCGGCGACGTTCAGGCGCGGGTGCAGACCGAACTGTCGTTCCGGGTCGGCGGCAAGATCATCCAGCGTATGGTCGATGTCGGTGACCGCGTCTCGGCCAAACAAGTGCTGGCCAAGCTCGATCCGAAGGATTTGCAGACCAACGTCGACTCCGCCCAGGCCCAGGTGGTGGCCGAGCAGGCGCGGGTCAAACAGAGCGCCGCCGCGTTTGTCCGCCAACAGAAACTGTTGCCCAAGGGCTACACCAGCCAGAGTGAATACGATTCCGCGCAGGCCGCCTTGCGCAGCAGTCAGAGTGCCTTGAGTGCGGCGCAGGCGCAGTTGGCCAACGCCAAGGATCAACTGAGCTACACCTCGCTGATCGCCGATGCGCCCGGCGTCATCACCGAGCGTCAGGCCGAAGTCGGCCAGGTCGTTCAGGCGACAGCGCCGATTTTCAGCCTGGCCCGGGACGGCGACCGTGACGCCGTATTCAACGTTTATGAATCTCTGCTGGCCGAGCGGCCGGCGGAGCGCTCGATCGTCGTCAGCCTGCTCGACAACCCCGCCATCAAGACCACCGGCACCGTGCGCGAAATCACCCCGGCGGTGTCCGCGCAGTCCGGCACGGTGCAGGTCAAGGTCAGCCTCGACAGCCTGCCGCAGGGGATGCAATTGGGCTCGGTGGTGAGCGCCACGGCCAAGGGCACCGGCAAGTCGGCCGTTGAATTGCCCTGGTCGGCGCTGACCAAGAACGTCAGCGCCCCGGCGGTGTGGATGGTCGACGATAAAGGCGAAGCGCAGCTGCACAACGTCACCGTCGGCCGCTACCTGATCGGCAAGGTCATCATCAGCGAGGGCCTCAAGGGCGGGGAAAAAGTCATTGTTGCGGGCGGGCAGTTGCTGCATCCGGGCATGAAGGTCGAAATTGCCGAAAACACCTATAAGGATCTGCAACCGGGAGCACAGCCATGA